ATGTACGACCACTCGAGGTGCGACGCCGAACGGGGCGCGATCTGCATCGTGTCGATACCGGCCGCGCGCCAGGCGTTGAACGCAGACTTGTTCTCCTCGGGATCGGGCCGCTGCAGGTTGATCGACGGCTCGGTGAACGACTCGCCGTTCTGGCCCATCGCCGGAACGCGCGGCGTGTAGTCGGGACTCAGGTTGTCCCACGCCACGATCGTTCGGATGTGCTGCCAGTTCGTTGGGTTCTCCGCCGGGTCCTGCGCGAGCGTGACGCCGCTCGCGCCGAAGGAATGCCCGGCGAGCCCGACGTTTGCGAAGCCGTCCGGCAGGTACTCGATGAGAGACCCGAATGGGTTGAACACGTCGTAACCGTCCGCCGCGTCCGCATCGAACGCGTACGGGTTCGGGTCCGTCGGCGTCGAGAGGAGGAACTCGACGGCCTCGACCGTGGCGTCGTGGAAGTTGACCGCTTGCTGGGAGGGGAAGCCGTCGAACGTTATCGACTCGCTACCGTCGTCTTCGTGACCGAACGTCTCAGATCGGCCCTGCCCCTGCGCGTCGAAGGTCAGGACCACGTAGCCCGCCTCGGCGAGGAGCTCGGCCGCCCACCAGTAGGCCGGCTCCGGCGCCTGCACGCTCCCCGGCGTTATCGAGATCGCCGGGAACGGCCCGGGAAGCTCGAGCGCCGGCCGCCAGACGTGTCCGCGGATCAATGCGCCGGTGCTGCGACGGAAGCGGACGGGCTTCGCGCGGCCCGAGGCAACCCAGTCTTCGTAGGTCGGCCACGTGTCGATGTCGCCGATCATGCCGCCGGGAAGCAAAGCGCCGGCCGAGAGCGCCGGGTGGGTCGGATCCTGCAGCTGCTCCACCAGATCGCGCAGGTAGATCTCGTGCGCCTTCTCGCGGAACCGGAGGGATCGCTCGACGTCGAGGTATTGATCCGGCAGGCGTCCGATGGACCCGAGCATGTTCTCGAGGTCCGCCTGGGCGTACTCCGGGCATGTGTAGTCGTCGCACGCCGCGAACCCCGCCGGCGCGACCGCCGCGACGATGACGAACGCCAGAGCCGTTCCGAGCATCCTGGTGTTCCGCACGTGCTTCCTCCCGGTTTGGTGGTCCGTGATCTGAACATCTTCGCCGCCTGCCCCTGCGGTCCCTGCCCGCGTGGGGCAGGAGATGCAGCTCACTTGCGGTCGAGGTCCTCGCGCAGCGCCTGCTTCAGAACCTTTCCGCTCGTGGTCTTCGGAAGCTTGGCGCGCACCTCGAGCCGCTCGGGGATCTTCTGCCGCGCGATCTCCCGCGACTCGAGATAGCTCGCCATCTCCTCGAACGTCAGCGTCGCGCCCTTGCGGGGCGAGACGAAGGCGCAGGCGCGCTCGCCGAGCACCGGGTCGGGCATCCCCACGATCGCCACGTCGGCAACCGCGGGATGCTCGGCGAGCAGATCCTCGATCTCTTTCACGCTGATGTTCTCGCCGCCGCGGATGATGATGTCTTTGAGCCGGCCGGTGACGCGGAGGTAGCCATCGGCGTCGACGCGACCGAGGTCGCCCGTCCGGAACCAGTCGTCGGTGAAGCACCCGTCGTTGAGCGAGACGTTGCGATATCCACAGAAGACCTCCGGCGAGCGCGCCCAGATCTCGCCCTCGCCCCCCACTTCGACGTCGGACCCCTCCGGTGACACGATCCGCATCTCGGCCGCGTCGATCACCCGGCCGTCGGTCCCGAGCCGCATCTCCTCCGGATCTTCGAAGGCGGTCGCGGTCAGGGTCGGAACCTCCGTCGAGCCGTACGCGCGCTTCACGATGCAGCCGAGCTTCCGTTCCGCGGCGCGGATCATCTCGGTCGAGATGCTGGCGCCGCCGGTCGAGAACATCCGGAACGACGACAGGTCGGCCTTCGACGCGGCCGGATGATCGGCCAGCGTCTGGAGGAACGTCGGCGCTCCCGTCTGGAAGGTCGCCCGCTCGGACGCGATCAGCTCGAGCGCCCGCCCCGCGTCCCAGCGCTCGAGCAGCGCGGTCCGGGTTCCGAGCGCGAACGGCATCAGCAGTCCGTAGACGAGCCCGGCGATGTGCGTGACCGGCGAGCCGCCGAGGTAGCAGTCCGACGGCGTGATCCCGTGCACGGTGCGGAGCGAGTCGATCTCGTAGAGCAGCGTCTCGTGCGAGTGGAGAACGCCTTTCGGGTTCGAGGTCGTGCCGCTCGTGTACAGCAGCAGCGCGGGATCGGACGGACGCGACAGGGGAGTGGGCGGAGAAACGTCCGGCTCCTCGAACAGTTCGCCGAGCGCGAACGCGGACATGATCTCGCCGCGCACCGTCACCAGGTGCTCGACGAGCTTCTCCTCCTGCAGGCGCTTGCCCAGCGCGGCGTGGTCGAACCGCCGGAACACCTTTGGGACGAAGAGCGCGCGTGGCTTGGCTTCGGCGAGCACGTACCGCAGCTCGCGCGCCCGGAAGATCGGGTTGATCGGGTTCGGGATCGCGCCGACGCGCAGGATCGCCTGGTGCACGATCGCCGCTTCCCACCAGTTCGGCAGTTGCCAGGAGACGACGTCGCCGGGGTCCACGCCGAGCAGGGTCAGGTGACCGGCGAGGCGCTCGATCAGCGTGTGCGCCTCCGCGAAGCCGACCCGCCGGTCGCCGTCGACGATGGCCGGCAGCTCTCCGGCGGACGACGCGACCGCGGCCGCGCGGGCGGGAAGCGTCTCACGCCTCCAATGGCCCTCGCGACGATAGCGATCTCCGAGCCCGGTTCGGTCCATTCGCGGCAGCGTATCGCGCTCGCTCCGTTTTGACCTGACATGAGCGTCAGACCGATGATGACGCCACGATGCCCGACTCCCCGCTCGTGGACGAGCTCGATCCCGTCGTCCAGAACTACGGCGATCTGCGCGACCCGTACTCGGGCTACGCGCGGGGCCGGCGCGACGGCGTCC
The genomic region above belongs to Actinomycetota bacterium and contains:
- a CDS encoding AMP-binding protein, whose protein sequence is MDRTGLGDRYRREGHWRRETLPARAAAVASSAGELPAIVDGDRRVGFAEAHTLIERLAGHLTLLGVDPGDVVSWQLPNWWEAAIVHQAILRVGAIPNPINPIFRARELRYVLAEAKPRALFVPKVFRRFDHAALGKRLQEEKLVEHLVTVRGEIMSAFALGELFEEPDVSPPTPLSRPSDPALLLYTSGTTSNPKGVLHSHETLLYEIDSLRTVHGITPSDCYLGGSPVTHIAGLVYGLLMPFALGTRTALLERWDAGRALELIASERATFQTGAPTFLQTLADHPAASKADLSSFRMFSTGGASISTEMIRAAERKLGCIVKRAYGSTEVPTLTATAFEDPEEMRLGTDGRVIDAAEMRIVSPEGSDVEVGGEGEIWARSPEVFCGYRNVSLNDGCFTDDWFRTGDLGRVDADGYLRVTGRLKDIIIRGGENISVKEIEDLLAEHPAVADVAIVGMPDPVLGERACAFVSPRKGATLTFEEMASYLESREIARQKIPERLEVRAKLPKTTSGKVLKQALREDLDRK